One segment of Paramormyrops kingsleyae isolate MSU_618 chromosome 8, PKINGS_0.4, whole genome shotgun sequence DNA contains the following:
- the uqcc1 gene encoding ubiquinol-cytochrome c reductase complex assembly factor 1 yields the protein MYRRVLHSALRSITINSSASRAAVVKVAEQQTAVLRSAAACPGASRIQHRRLHLTREVFAVKEPAEAPREEVGTFTRLIEAIGFTGPLKYNKWKIKIAALRMYTCCVERINYDDFFEKCSLPDTLNSWFLVAELHVWMCLVRMRQEGRAGKYLCRYLVHSMWEDVEQRCKIMGIDAVERKESMKVMTETFYAALFGYDEGILSCDRVLAAALWRNLFNKQCEDPRQLELMVQYVRKQMQFLDSVDGEDLLLTGEIKWRPLVEENAQSILKVSSVTYNDAGL from the exons ATGTATCGGCGAGTTTTGCATTCCGCGTTAAGAAGCATTACGATAAATTCTTCAGCCTCAAGGGCCGCTGTCGTAAAG GTTGCAGAGCAGCAAACAGCTGTTCTCAGATCAGCAGCAGCCTGCCCAGGTGCATCCCGAATACAGCATCGGCGGCTTCACCTCACCAGAGAG GTGTTCGCAGTAAAAGAACCTGCGGAGGCCCCCAGAGAAGAGGTAGGGACCTTCACCAGGCTCATCGAAGCCATCGGCTTCACAGGACCTCTCAAATACAACAAATGG aAAATTAAGATAGCAGCTTTACGAATGTATACCTGTTGTGTTGAGAGAATCAACTATGATGACTTCTTTGAAA AGTGCTCACTGCCGGACACACTCAACTCCTGGTTTTTGGTGGCAGAGCTCCATGTGTG GATGTGCCTTGTCCGGATGAGGCAGGAAGGTCGAGCAGGGAAGTACCTTTGCAGGTACCTGGTCCACTCCATGTGGGAAGATGTCGAGCAGCGGTGTAAAATAATGGGG ATCGACGCTGTGGAGAGGAAGGAGAGCATGAAGGTGATGACGGAGACCTTCTACGCGGCTCTCTTCGGATACGATGAG ggcATCCTGTCATGTGACCGGGTCCTGGCGGCGGCTCTCTGGAGGAACTTGTTCAACAAACAGTGTGAGGATCCGCGGCAGCTGGAGCTTATGGTGCAGTACGTCCGCAAGCAG ATGCAGTTCCTTGACTCTGTTGACGGGGAGGACTTGCTGCTGACCGGGGAAATAAAgtggcgccccctagtggaggAGAACGCACAGAGCATCCTGAAAGTGTCTTCTGTCACATACAACGATGCGGGTCTCTGA